The following are from one region of the Cloacibacterium sp. TD35 genome:
- a CDS encoding DUF349 domain-containing protein, with product MITDNPNSEAQENILNPNEETANQTVAHQESHDSEVHEEETHDMVEHHEHEKMTSGELMTKLEALINAEDAGANHKKFNAVKEMLLHKINLESEDQKEADAHYEHPLQSKVSALSNIFKEKYDVFHRKQESEQKDNLEKRISIIEKLKNLYTHSEPNTNLFRAIREIKEEWSNAGQVAKSEFKNLNNNYFYHLNNFYQMLDLNKEYREQEYAHNLEKRQHIIARAKELQNEPVVQKALNELQFLHKLWKEEAEPVAEEFRDKTWEEFKEISNKIHERKSELLAVIEGEQQANLEKKNQIIETIKKLTSPDKAPNHNYWQNAINTVESLRADFLKLGSVPRKISNQNWNEFKLALRAFNAKKNEFYKGLKNSQHTNLEEKLKLIQTAQDNMNSEDWEIAVPLFKKLQEDWKKIGHVPRSMTNKVWDDFREACNTFFNNYRTKNNAVTDDWKENYKQKRALLDELKEIGDEEGSVEKIENIKTAWNNIGKVPRDKMAINTEFNKTMREKLRLNKINEFDLKEEGLTESQLTDKARKIKNQVADLEAEIVKLENNLGFFGKVSRDNPLLKDTFDKIDDKKAQLEMLKQNLHHIISGE from the coding sequence ATGATTACAGATAACCCTAATTCTGAAGCTCAAGAAAACATTCTAAATCCAAACGAAGAAACTGCTAATCAAACTGTTGCTCATCAAGAAAGTCATGATTCAGAAGTTCATGAAGAAGAAACTCATGATATGGTAGAACACCACGAACATGAAAAAATGACTTCGGGTGAATTAATGACCAAGTTAGAAGCACTGATTAATGCTGAAGATGCTGGAGCTAATCATAAAAAATTTAATGCAGTAAAAGAAATGCTTCTTCACAAAATAAACCTAGAAAGTGAAGACCAAAAAGAAGCAGATGCACATTATGAACATCCTCTTCAATCAAAAGTTTCTGCACTAAGCAATATTTTCAAAGAAAAATATGATGTTTTCCACAGAAAACAAGAATCTGAGCAAAAAGACAATCTCGAAAAGAGAATCTCAATCATAGAAAAGCTAAAAAACCTATATACCCATTCTGAACCTAATACCAATCTTTTCCGCGCCATCAGAGAAATTAAAGAAGAATGGAGCAACGCTGGACAAGTAGCAAAATCAGAATTCAAAAATCTTAATAATAATTATTTCTATCATTTGAATAATTTCTATCAAATGTTAGATTTAAATAAAGAATACAGAGAGCAAGAATACGCACATAATCTAGAAAAAAGACAGCATATTATTGCCAGAGCCAAAGAATTACAAAACGAACCTGTAGTACAAAAAGCATTAAACGAATTACAGTTTTTACACAAGCTTTGGAAAGAAGAAGCTGAACCAGTTGCTGAAGAATTTCGTGATAAAACTTGGGAAGAATTCAAAGAAATTTCTAACAAAATTCACGAAAGAAAATCAGAATTATTAGCAGTAATCGAAGGCGAACAGCAAGCAAATTTAGAGAAGAAAAATCAGATTATAGAAACGATTAAAAAACTGACTTCTCCAGATAAAGCACCAAATCATAACTATTGGCAAAATGCCATCAATACCGTAGAAAGTCTAAGAGCAGATTTCTTAAAATTAGGAAGTGTTCCTAGAAAAATTTCTAACCAAAACTGGAACGAATTTAAATTAGCGCTTAGAGCTTTTAATGCGAAGAAAAATGAATTCTACAAAGGGCTAAAAAACTCTCAGCACACCAATTTAGAAGAAAAACTGAAACTCATACAAACTGCTCAGGATAATATGAATTCTGAAGATTGGGAAATTGCAGTTCCATTGTTCAAAAAATTACAAGAAGACTGGAAAAAAATAGGTCATGTTCCTAGAAGTATGACCAATAAAGTTTGGGATGATTTCCGTGAAGCTTGCAACACGTTTTTCAACAATTACAGAACTAAAAACAATGCTGTAACAGACGACTGGAAAGAAAATTACAAACAAAAACGTGCGCTTTTAGATGAATTAAAAGAAATTGGGGACGAAGAAGGAAGCGTAGAAAAAATTGAAAACATTAAAACTGCTTGGAACAACATCGGAAAAGTACCAAGAGATAAAATGGCTATCAATACAGAGTTTAATAAAACAATGAGAGAAAAATTAAGACTAAACAAAATCAATGAATTTGATTTGAAAGAAGAAGGTCTTACTGAATCTCAATTAACTGATAAAGCTAGAAAAATCAAAAATCAAGTAGCTGATTTAGAAGCTGAAATTGTAAAATTAGAAAACAACTTAGGCTTCTTTGGCAAAGTATCTCGTGATAATCCTTTATTGAAAGATACTTTTGATAAGATTGATGACAAAAAAGCTCAGTTAGAAATGTTAAAACAAAATCTTCACCACATTATTTCGGGAGAATAG
- a CDS encoding shikimate dehydrogenase family protein, translated as MEKSVKLGLIGRNISYSFSKKYFEQKFQKLFLKNHSYEVFDIENLQTIPAIFQTENLVGLNVTIPYKEQIIPYLDELSEEAQEIGAINCISIKNGKTKGFNTDAFGFEKTLLLHKKPHQKSAIVLGNGGAAKAIQFVLKKNNIPFITVSRNTEINYQNLAENQVLENLIIIQCTPVGTFPNVEETLVFPFENITENHLVIDLIYNPTLSKFLKNAAEKGAKTINGYFMLEQQAEKAWEIWNEEM; from the coding sequence ATGGAAAAATCAGTAAAATTAGGTCTTATAGGAAGAAATATTTCCTACTCGTTTTCAAAAAAATATTTCGAACAGAAATTTCAAAAACTTTTCTTGAAAAACCATTCCTATGAAGTATTTGACATCGAAAATCTTCAGACTATTCCTGCTATTTTTCAAACCGAAAATCTTGTAGGACTTAATGTGACCATTCCATACAAAGAACAAATTATTCCTTATCTAGACGAACTGAGCGAAGAAGCCCAAGAAATAGGCGCCATCAATTGTATTTCCATCAAAAACGGAAAAACAAAAGGTTTCAATACCGATGCATTTGGATTTGAAAAAACACTTCTACTGCACAAAAAACCACATCAAAAATCTGCCATTGTTTTAGGAAATGGCGGTGCTGCAAAAGCCATTCAATTTGTATTGAAAAAGAATAATATTCCGTTTATTACAGTTTCTAGAAATACAGAAATTAATTATCAGAATCTCGCTGAAAATCAAGTTCTAGAGAACCTCATCATTATACAATGTACACCAGTTGGGACTTTTCCTAATGTAGAAGAAACTCTTGTCTTCCCATTTGAAAATATTACAGAAAATCATCTCGTCATCGATTTAATTTACAACCCTACTCTTTCTAAATTTCTAAAAAATGCTGCCGAAAAAGGCGCTAAAACCATTAACGGTTATTTCATGCTAGAACAACAAGCCGAAAAAGCTTGGGAAATTTGGAATGAAGAAATGTAA
- a CDS encoding endonuclease has product MKTKNYLFMVLFLISTSLFSQIPTGYYDSATGLSGAALKTKLSTIITNGHVDKGYAGLWTAYKTTDIDQNYENDGSILDMYSENPSGTDPYKFIVTTDQCGTYSVEGDCYNREHVVPQSLFSQAAPMVSDVHHIRATDGKVNGMRSNYPFGKVGTVTFTSRNGGKLGNSISAGYAGTVFEPIDEFKGDIARMIFYFVTRYESKLSTFTTGNMLGTSAYPGLQTWERDVLLAWHNADPVSQAEINRNNASYTFQGNRNPFIDHPEYVGLIWGGTSTDTTAPTIPSNLTASSITTTSATISWTASTDNVGVTGYKIFRNGTQVGTSTSTSYNLTGLTAGTTYSITAQAYDAAGNSSASSTALSLTTDNNTADITAPSVPSGLTSSNITQTSATVSWTASTDNVGVTGYKIFRNGTQVGTSTSTSYGLTGLTAGTTYSITVQAYDAAGNSSASSTALSLTTTAAATFTELYFSEYLEGSSNNKAIEISNRTGSSIALSAYSIKKQVNGSTSWTAVATLSGTLANNTTYVVAHSSYALTCGGTINLKTTNLDFNGNDTVGLFKNNVLIDIIGTSGSSANFAIDVTLRRNVSKPRTTYLASEWTSYTVDTCSNIGTVNPTGTARMMPNENLNSEISIYPNPVKNKEVFFKGNIQGVENVKVYDMNGKLFYEAVKPFAKTNKLNLKNLPKGNYIITYDNQSQKIIIE; this is encoded by the coding sequence ATGAAGACAAAAAACTACCTATTCATGGTGCTTTTCTTAATTAGCACCTCTTTATTTTCTCAAATCCCTACTGGATATTATGACAGCGCCACTGGTTTATCGGGAGCAGCACTTAAAACCAAACTTTCTACAATTATTACCAACGGACACGTAGACAAAGGGTATGCAGGATTATGGACTGCTTATAAAACTACAGACATAGACCAAAACTACGAGAATGATGGAAGCATCTTAGATATGTACTCAGAAAACCCATCAGGAACAGACCCTTATAAATTTATAGTAACCACCGATCAATGCGGTACTTATTCTGTAGAAGGTGATTGTTATAACAGAGAACATGTAGTTCCTCAGAGTTTATTTAGCCAAGCTGCACCTATGGTTTCTGATGTACATCATATTAGAGCAACTGATGGCAAAGTAAACGGAATGAGAAGCAACTATCCTTTCGGTAAAGTAGGAACAGTAACTTTCACTTCTAGAAATGGAGGAAAACTAGGAAATTCTATTTCTGCTGGTTACGCAGGAACGGTTTTCGAACCTATTGATGAATTCAAAGGAGATATTGCTAGAATGATCTTCTATTTTGTGACAAGATACGAATCAAAACTCTCTACTTTTACCACTGGTAACATGCTAGGAACTTCTGCTTATCCAGGTTTACAAACTTGGGAAAGAGATGTACTTTTGGCATGGCATAATGCAGACCCAGTTTCTCAAGCAGAAATCAATAGAAATAACGCATCTTACACTTTTCAAGGAAATAGAAATCCTTTTATTGACCATCCAGAATATGTAGGTTTAATCTGGGGAGGAACTTCTACAGACACCACCGCTCCTACAATTCCTAGCAATTTAACTGCTAGCTCAATTACCACTACATCTGCTACCATTTCATGGACGGCTTCTACTGATAATGTAGGCGTAACAGGTTATAAAATTTTCAGAAACGGAACTCAAGTAGGCACCTCTACTTCTACATCTTATAACCTAACTGGCTTAACAGCAGGAACTACCTATTCTATTACTGCTCAAGCTTATGACGCAGCAGGAAATTCTTCTGCAAGTTCTACAGCTTTATCTTTAACCACTGACAATAATACCGCTGATATTACAGCTCCGTCTGTACCTTCTGGATTAACTTCAAGCAATATTACCCAAACTTCTGCTACCGTTTCTTGGACGGCTTCTACAGATAACGTGGGTGTAACCGGGTATAAAATTTTCAGAAACGGAACTCAAGTTGGGACTTCTACTTCTACATCTTATGGTTTAACAGGTTTAACAGCTGGAACTACTTATTCTATAACCGTTCAAGCTTATGACGCAGCAGGAAATTCTTCTGCAAGTTCTACAGCTTTATCTTTAACCACTACAGCTGCTGCAACTTTTACAGAATTATATTTTTCAGAATATTTAGAAGGAAGCAGTAATAACAAAGCCATTGAAATAAGCAACAGAACGGGTTCCTCAATCGCATTATCTGCTTATTCTATCAAAAAACAAGTAAACGGTTCTACATCTTGGACTGCAGTTGCTACATTATCTGGAACATTGGCCAACAATACTACTTATGTAGTAGCTCATAGTTCTTATGCGCTTACTTGTGGCGGAACCATCAATTTAAAAACTACTAATTTAGATTTTAATGGAAATGATACCGTAGGTTTATTCAAAAACAATGTTTTGATAGACATTATCGGAACTTCTGGTTCATCTGCGAATTTTGCAATAGATGTAACATTAAGAAGAAATGTTTCTAAACCTAGAACTACTTATTTGGCTTCTGAGTGGACTTCTTACACTGTAGATACTTGCTCTAATATTGGCACTGTAAACCCAACAGGAACTGCGAGAATGATGCCTAATGAAAATCTAAATTCAGAAATTAGCATTTATCCAAATCCTGTTAAAAATAAAGAAGTTTTCTTTAAAGGAAACATTCAAGGAGTGGAAAATGTAAAAGTGTACGACATGAACGGTAAATTATTTTACGAAGCTGTAAAACCATTTGCTAAAACCAATAAACTTAATCTTAAAAACTTACCAAAAGGCAACTACATTATCACTTACGATAATCAAAGCCAGAAAATAATCATAGAATAA